One stretch of Diorhabda carinulata isolate Delta chromosome 5, icDioCari1.1, whole genome shotgun sequence DNA includes these proteins:
- the LOC130893641 gene encoding furin-like protease 2 → FADKTCIPCQPNCAGCQDRPDHCTSCDHHLLLFQNKCLASCPLSTYETDDYGCASCHESCETCSGSNSSQCVSCPYGRYWHEGRCVKECPAHHYADVQQKECIECPPGCSECNKTTCISCLDDWKVNSKGRCVSQNSDKCDVDQYYDNGLCKPCHSTCDSCDGPTEKACISCASPLILQGTKCVGKCNKGFYNERDSQICEPCLHVCERCVAKTNCTECKSGLQLQSGECATTCATGYYSDKGICLRCYMSCKTCSGPGPDQCVSCPNGWQLLSGECRPDCPEGYYKTEYGCQRCHYSCRNCPGCKNEETKRKINVEALLLSAQPGTTLQIVNPFNLVTGIAIIASLCVVILFITIFVILQKNSLQAHQRGYSKVSIKKPKVTCNYNVVSVSDDDDSSDSDSSDGRNLITTPKPEKTSC, encoded by the exons ATTTCGCTGATAAAACTTGTATTCCGTGTCAACCGAACTGCGCCGGTTGTCAAGATAGACCAGACCATTGTACCAGCTGTGATCATCACTTattattattccaaaataaatgtttagCTTCGTGTCCGCTTAGTACTTACGAAACCGATGATTACGG CTGCGCGTCTTGTCACGAATCGTGCGAAACTTGTAGCGGTTCGAATAGTTCGCAATGCGTTTCGTGCCCTTACGGTAGATATTGGCACGAAGGTCGTTGCGTTAAAGAATGTCCGGCTCACCATTACGCCGACGTTCAACAAAAAGAATGTATAGAATGTCCGCCCGGTTGTAGCGAATGTAATAAGACGACTTGTATATCGTGTTTGGACGATTGGAAGGTGAACAGTAAAGGCAGATGCGTTTCGCAAAATAGTGATAAATGCGACGTAG ATCAATATTACGATAACGGTTTGTGTAAACCTTGTCATTCGACTTGCGATTCGTGCGACGGTCCGACGGAAAAGGCGTGCATATCGTGCGCAAGTCCGTTGATACTTCAAGGTACTAAATGCGTGGGAAAATGTAATAAAGGGTTTTATAACGAAAGGGATAGTCAAATATGCGAACCTTGTTTGCACGTGTGCGAGAGATGCGTCGCCAAAACTAATTGTACCGAATGTAAAAGCGGATTACAG ttACAAAGCGGCGAATGCGCCACAACATGCGCTACGGGTTATTACAGCGACAAAGGCATATGCTTACGTTGTTACATGAGTTGCAAAACTTGCAGCGGTCCAGGACCAGATCAATGCGTCAGCTGTCCGAACGGTTGGCAACTATTATCCGGCGAATGTCGTCCCGATTGTCCCGAAGGATACTACAAAACCGAATACGGTTGTCAGAGATGTCATTATTCGTGTAGGAATTGTCCAg GTTGCAAAAACGAAGAAACCAAAAGGAAAATCAACGTCGAAGCGCTCCTGTTATCCGCCCAACCGGGAACGACTTTACAAATAGTGAATCCTTTTAATTTAGTTACTGGAATTGCGATAATTGCGAGTTTGTGTGTCGTCATACTTTTTATAACGATATTCGTTATATTACAA AAGAATAGTTTGCAAGCCCACCAGCGTGGTTACAGTAAAGTATCGATAAAAAAACCGAAAGTAACTTGTAATTACAACGTTGTATCAGTAAGCGACGACGACGATTCCAGCGATTCGGACAGTTCCGACGGACGTAATCTGATAACGACGCCAAAACCGGAAAAGACATCTTGTTGA
- the LOC130894076 gene encoding DDB1- and CUL4-associated factor 13-like, producing the protein MKVKILTRNPDEYLRETKLDIHKVQRNYDPDLHPFEAAREYTRALNAVKLEKVFAKPFVGNLDGHRDGVSILAKHPKKLSTLISGAYDGEVRVWDLPRRMCLREFIAHDGIVRGIVYSPKGERFITVGDDKCIKTWNSIAPQFGEDEEPINTILSKTVLTGISHHLKKPIYATSGEICQLWEESRNEPIRTIEWGADSLHDISFNPVETNILSSCASDRSIILYDMREKLPLRKVIMKLRTNKLSWNPMEPFIFTCANEDYNLYTFDTRSLKHPTNVHVDHVAAVTYIDYAPTGKEFVSCSYDKSIRIFECAKGHSREIYHTKRMQRLTCVSWSLDNKYILSGSDEMNIRIWKARASEKLGPLKPRERAALRYSEALKEKFASHPQIKRIARHRQVPKHIYNAQGELRTIKMKLKRKEDNRRAHSKPGEVPFVPERRKHVVKEQQ; encoded by the exons ATGAAAGttaaaatattaacaagaaaTCCTGATGAATATTTAAGAGAAACTAAACTCGATATACACAAAGTACAACGCAATTACGAtcccgatttacatccattcgaAGCCGCCAGAGAATACACGAGAGCTTTAAACGCAgttaaattagaaaaagttttcGCTAAACCGTTTGTAGGTAATTTAGATGGACATCGTGATGGCGTTTCAATCCTCGCAAAACACCCTAAAAAACTCTCTACATTGATAAGCGGTGCATATGACGGTGAAGTAAGAGTATGGGATCTACCACGAAGAATGTGTTTAAGAGAATTCATTGCACACGATGGAATTGTTAGAGGAATCGTTTATTCCCCCAAAGGGGAACGTTTCATAACAGTAg gcGATGATAAGTGTATTAAAACTTGGAATTCGATTGCGCCACAATTTGGAGAAGACGAGGAACCGATTAACACGATTTTAAGCAAAACTGTCTTAACAG gAATATCTCATCATTTGAAAAAACCTATTTATGCGACTTCCGGAGAAATATGTCAACTGTGGGAGGAGAGTAGAAACGAACCAATACGTACGATCGAATGGGGTGCAGACAGTTTACATGATATCAGTTTCAATCCCGTGGAAACTAATATCTTATCGTCATGTGCTAGCGATAGGAGcattattttatatgatatgAGGGAGAAATTACCCCTCAGGAAAGTTATTATGAAGTTAAGGACGAATAAACTGTCATGGAATCCGATGGAACCTTTTATTTTCACTTGCGCAAATGAAGATTACAA tttatatACATTTGATACTCGTTCTTTGAAACATCCTACCAACGTCCACGTAGACCACGTCGCCGCCGTAACATACATCGATTACGCCCCAACAGGCAAAGAATTCGTATCCTGCAGTTACGATAAATCGATAAGAATATTTGAATGCGCCAAag GGCATTCCAGAGAAATATACCACACGAAAAGAATGCAAAGATTAACTTGCGTTTCGTGGTCTTTGGATAACAAATACATTTTGAGCGGTTCTGACGAAATGAACATACGAATATGGAAAGCGAGGGCGTCGGAAAAATTGGGGCCG TTGAAACCTAGGGAACGAGCAGCTTTGAGATACAGCGAAGCCCTAAAGGAGAAATTCGCCAGCCATCCGCAGATTAAGCGAATAGCCAGACACAGACAAGTCCCGAAGCATATCTATAACGCCCAAGGGGAATTACGAACCATCAAGATGAAATTGAAGAGGAAGGAGGATAATAGAAGGGCCCATTCGAAACCGGGAGAAGTTCCCTTCGTTCCGGAAAGACGAAAACACGTCGTCAAAGAAcaacagtga
- the LOC130894580 gene encoding EGFR adapter protein-like isoform X2: MAYAAQLQKQTTFQDVIASQTQQDKVVWTKDFTSGLKKEKPSAPPQTLPKEANLSEMDVQLSDASTLRLSPPSSIPGLKTAQKNKFVVNSPNVDKNINSQLSTPSSDESNSPTEMNSYKRMAEKPPLIKRIAMGLTGNSNNHSDEDSCPLVNDNTSSIPGSPTNRPLSGGYVNESEESKNKSNNTVDNLKNEIENNSNLSKRIDTDTTVKSDFKSKRMSQLSSSSSSTGPPNGQDSNLIGFTTPTPPPLPERTDSLNNKEEGELRLAPWFQAGIPREIALEILGQEPVGAFMVRESTSKPGCFALSLRVPRSFQPTGIAHYLIVRANKGYKIKGFTKEFTSLTSLITHHSVMPELLPCPLSLSRYHPSFVKSDSKRDFADIDLDPDYNTLADFRKMMADLNV, from the exons atggcTTACGCGGCGCAGCTGCAGAAGCAAACGACTTTCCAAGATGTGATCGCGTCCCAAACGCAACAAGATAAAGTAGTTTGG ACAAAAGATTTCACGTCCggtttaaagaaagaaaaaccatCGGCACCACCGCAGACGTTACCGAAAGAAGCGAATCTTTCCGAAATGGACGTTCAATTATCAGACGCTTCGACGTTACGACTCTCGCCGCCATCTTCAATACCGGGCCTGAAAACCgcccaaaaaaataaattcgtgGTTAATTCTCCAAATgtcgataaaaatattaattcccaATTATCGACGCCGAGTAGCGATGAAAGCAATTCGCCTACCGAAATGAATTCTTACAAGAGAATGGCCGAGAAACCTCCCTTGATAAAAAGGATAGCAATGGGGTTGACTGGGAATAGTAATAACCACAGCGATGAAGATAGCTGTCCATTAGTTAACGATAACACATCTAGTATTCCAG gTAGTCCAACAAATCGACCTTTATCCGGCGGATACGTAAACGAAAGCGAAGAATCAAAAAACAAATCTAACAACACtgtagataatttaaaaaacgaaatcgAAAATAATTCGAATTTATCGAAACGTATCGATACCGATACCACCGTCAAAAGCGATTTTAAATCCAAACGTATGTCGCAACTAAGTTCGAGTAGTTCCAGTACGGGACCACCTAACGGTCAAGACTCTAACCTTATAGGATTTACTACACCAACACCTCCGCCATTACCCGAAAGAACGGATTCCCTAAACAACAAAGAAGAGGGGGAATTAAGATTAGCCCCGTGGTTTCAAGCCGGTATCCCTAGGGAAATAGCTCTGGAGATTTTAGGACAGGAACCAGTCGGGGCGTTCATGGTTAGAGAGAGTACCAGTAAACCGGGATGTTTTGCGTTATCGTTGCGAGTACCGAGGAGTTTTCAACCGACTGGTATCGCGCATTACTTAATCGTGAGGGCTAATAAAGGCTACAAAATTAAG GGCTTCACGAAGGAGTTCACCTCGTTGACTTCTTTGATAACGCATCATTCGGTTATGCCGGAATTGCTTCCGTGTCCGTTATCTTTGAGTCGATATCATCCCAGTTTTGTGAAATCGGATTCAAAACGGGATTTCGCCGATATCGATTTGGATCCGGATTATAATACTCTCGCcgattttagaaaaatgatgGCGGATTTGAACGTGTAG